gacaaaatctaggtttatttacaagcatctcccaaaatcctctggctgtggcagccaggctggcagaacatgtacacgccgcctcacgcctgctgtactcatggttggttgatcttctctttacccatacctgcaccacagagcatctgtgagccgaagcccagcaagataacccacaaacagataacatatgcaacacatatatcaagcatacaaagaggccaccaatggctaaacacatacgacctagctgtcccaggcgtttaccaagccctgggtttgcggaccacgtcgtgaggatatcccaggtatccttctagggactcgccctggcaactcgcactccacgtgctcaatgctgctcctggccccttgccgttctcggccttgcactcaacgtgcccattgccgttcccggcccttcgccgttctcggtctacaccgttcccggctcaagccgaccattcacatcataataaacatagtataacaagcaagtatcgaattctagcataatcagataaagggctacgccccgcagttctatcatattgggctcggccctgcatatcaattctattcaaacacattgggctcagccctgcacacaagctctatgggaacaacggttctcttacctgagttccgagctttctgagcaccgatgccccgagcacagtcctctaatgttagcctcgtcgaaaccctagtcacaacacattaacaatgtccatccatcacattataatccaataaataacttagagccataaccctaacctctgggtCCTTGAATTCTAACTCTGACAATCTGCTATCTGATCGTGAGAAGGAATGTAGCGAATTTCCAATTGTTTCTCCAAGACTTTATCTCTGACAAAATGCACATCTAATTCAATGTGTTTTGTCCGAGCATGATAGACGGGGTTAGCAGCCAGTGCACTTGCACTCATATTATCACACCAAAGTACTGAAACAGCAGACAGTTTGAAATTCATTTCCTTCAACAATTCTTGAATCCATGTTACTTCGGCTGTCAAGTGAGCAACAGCTCGATATTCCGATTTCGTACTAGAACGAGCTACCACCGTTTGCTTCTTTGAGGACCAAGAAATTAGAGAGTCCCCCAAAAATACACAATAGCCAGCAATGGATCTTCGGTCATTTGGACAACACGCCCAGTCCGCGTCGGAGAAGCCTATGAGTGTCAGCCTATCACTTGGTGAGATATGTAGACCGTGGTGGATTGACCCTTTCAAATATCTCAACACCCGTTTAGTTGCATTCCAGTGAGTATCAGTTGGGCACTTTAAAAACTGGCTGTGCTTATTAACTGCAAAAGATATGTCTGGACGAGTGTGACTCAAATACTGAAGGGCCCCGATAATGCTTCTGTAATGAGAGGGTTCTGTCATGGGTTTTCCATCATTTATGGACAGTTGTTTGTTGGCTATCATTGGAGTGGGACACGGTTTCGAGTTTAGCATGTTTGCCCTTTGCAGAAGTTCAGTGATATATTTTCTCTGAGATAAGTATAGCCCTGTATCATTTCTGAACACTTCTATGCCGAGAAAGAAATGCAGAGCTCCAAGATCTTTGAGAGAGAACATCTTGTCCAGCTGAGTGATAAATGCTTGAAGTTCCCTTGAACAGCTTCCCGTAACTATGATATCATCAACGTATATGAGGGCCATAATGACATATTTTGGGTGCTTCAACATGAAGAAGGAAGAGTCAGCCTTTGAATTTGTGAATTTCCAGTGCAGTAATGTAGTTTTGAGTCTGTCATACCAAGCCCTTAGGGCTTGTTTTAGTCCGTATATAGATTTCTGCAATTTGCAGACATGATGTGGTTGTGTTGGATCTTCGAAACCTTGAGGTTGAACCATATAGACGTCTTCATCAAGTGTACCATTGAGGAATGCGTTATTAATGTCAAGCTGACGAATTTCCCAATTGAACGCAACTGCTATAGTGAGGACAACACGGACTGTGGAAGCTTTGATTACAGGACTGAATGTCTCTCCAAAATCCACCCCAGGACGTTGATGAAATCCTTTAGCCACCAAGCGAGCCTTAAAGCGCTAGAAAGACCCATCGGCATTATACTTGTGTTTGAACACCCATTTTTTGCCGACAACATTATATGAAGGAGAAGGAGGAACAAGAAACCATGTGTTATTTCGTTTCAAGGCTGACAATTCATCATCCATAGCTGCGTGCCACCCCTCATGTTGAAGTGCATCTTGCACAGTGAGAGGTTCATGAAGATCAAGATCAAGATCAAACTTGGACTGCCCTGTGAATACTCGTGGCTTAAAAATACCAGCCTTGCCACGAGTGATCATGTGATGAGTTGGAGCTTTAGTGCACTGAGGAGTCGGTACAGGACTGGTTTCGTGAGAGGATACATGCTGGGGTGAAATAGATGACTGATCTTCTTGATCTGACTGATGATCACTTGGAGATAGTGCTGTACTGTCTTGATGATTATCAACAAAATCATCCACATTAGGCATAACTAAAACAGGAGAGCCAAATTCAGAGTGACAAGGAGGTACCTGATCCGATTGGGCAGCCGCTTGGGGAGATGATTTTGTGGTGGACTGATTTGTCATGGATATAGATGGAAGATTGAGCCATGAGTGTGGAGTAGAGAGTGTaatttctttttctgatgtataATTATTGAAGAAACCAGTATGACATGGGAACTCCTTTTCATTAAAAACCACATGTCTTGTAATGTAACTTCTACCATGTGGGCTAAGACATTTATAGCCTTTGTGAAATTCACTATACCCCAGATTGATGCACTTAATGGAATGGAATTGAAACTTGTGGGTTTGATATGTTCGAAGACAAGGAAAGCAGGCTATGCCAAAAGTTTTGAGAAAATTATAATCTGGACTTTTATGGAAGGCGACTGTATAAGGGGATTTGTGATGAAGCATGGCAGTAGGTAGTCGATTTATAAGATAGACGGTTGTTGTAAAAGCATCAGACCAGTATTTGAGGGGCATGGCAGCTTGTGCGAGAAGAGTAAGTCCCATCTCGACAATATGGCGGTGTTTTCGCTCAGCTCTTCCATTTTGTTCAGAGGTGTGAGGACaagagtgttcaaagattatgcCACTGTGATGAACTAGATTAGAAAAAGCTTGGAATTCTCCTCCCCAATCGGTTCTAAGCCTCTTAATTTTCCTATCAAATTGTGTCTCAGCCATTGTTTTGAATCGTGTGAACTCTTCTAATgcatcatttttatttttgaggggATATAACCAGGTGTACCTACTGAAATCATCAAGAAAATGGATGTAATATTTAAAGTTTGTGTGTGATGCTATAGGGGCTGGTCCCCAAAGATCCGTATGGACTAAATCTAGAATAGCCGTGGCTCTAGATGTGGATTTGGTAAAGGGAAGTGCATGGGATTTGCCATATTGACAAGCATCACAGAAACTTAGATTTTCATTGATAGGAATTTTTACATTTGACATTTTTAGAACTTAATTTAAAACATTGGTAGAAGGATGTCCTAATCGTCTATGCCAGATGTCTCTTAGGGAATTTGTAAAAActtgactggtttgagaggaGTTGAAAGCAGCGGCTGTGAACGGTGAGTGATGATTTGGTGGTTGTGTGGTGGTCCATGGATTTAACTGATAGAGGCCATCTTTAACTGTCCCTTGCAGAATCACCTTCCCTGTGGGCTGTTCCTTCACACAACAAGAATCAGAGAAAAACTCTATTGAGACATTGTTATCGGCAGTCAGCTTGGAGACACtaattaaattttttgaaatagcAGGAACTTGTAACACATTATGCAGCAACATAGGTTTTTCAATCGCTGAATTAATAAAGCTAATGCCAACATGAGAGATAGGAAGCTTACTACCATCACCGATTGTTATTTGTTCCTTACCCCTATACTCAGTCTTGTTTTGAACTTTGTTTGGGTCTGCTGTAAGGTGATTGCTAGCACCACTATCTGCATACCAGCTGTCATCCTGTAGCATCTCAGGTGTGGCTATTAGTGCTGAGTATTGTTTGTCTTGGCTTCCTTCAGTATTTGGTAAATGACCCATATATGTTTCATCATATCGATTATAGCAGATTGCTGTTGAATGTCCATATTTTCCACACACTTGACAAGTGGGTTTGGAACCACTagctcttcctcctcggcctcgACCACCCCTGAAATGTCCACCTCTTGAGTTTCCAGTAACACGGTGCTGACTGGTTCTTCCTTGCTGGTTCGAATTACCTCTGCGTGACACACCAGAGTAGTTGTGACTGTGAGAGCTGAAGGGTTTCTGAGCATAATTGACAGTAGGACTGTGGATTTGTTTGCTGCCGTTAGTGATTAAATTAAGTCTCTCCAGTCGTCCATCAAAACTAAGAAGAATATTCTGAAGTTGCTGCCAAGTAGTATGTTCTCGAGCCTCAATGAGCACAACAATTGAAAGGTATTTTGCATCCAACCCAGACAAAACGTTAGAAATTAAATGTTGCTCGGGGTAAGGGTCACCTGCTAATGCCAAAGAATCTGCCCATATTCTTTTCTGCTTTAAGTAATCAGTCATCGTCTGTGATCCTTTGCGAGTGGTCTGAATCTTTGTTCTGATTTCATCCATGTTGGCTCTAGAATGCGCACGATAGAGTTCTTCGAGGGCATTCCAAAGTTTAGTGGCAGATTGACAGCCCATTACTTCTGCTACGATTCCTTCGGTCATGGATCCGTAGAGCCATCCCATCAGAAGTTGATCGTGGATTAACCATGCTTCGTACTCTGGATTAGGCTCCATTGTTGGCTGTGAAGTATCATCTATGTTGGCACTAGACAGACCATTGACTGGTCGAAACTCTGGTGGAGATGTACGGGTCCCATTGAGATATCCTTCTAGCCGATGACCTCTGATGATGGTTGTAACCATTGTCTTCCACAATGGGGAATTATTGCGATCCAGTTTTAGGGAGAACGGCTGGCTCAATGTGTTGCTAAATGGGTTTGCATTTGGTGAAGGAAGAAAAGTCGATGGTGCTGTAACCGTGGCAGCATTTGGAGCTGACTGATTCTGTCCATGAGTAGGGGTTTGAGGCTATGTTTGGGAGGTCTGATCTTGGGGTGTCGACATGGCGCAAGCCTgtttggctctgataccaagtaaaATTTCTTAATAGACTCAGGGATTATGAAATCAGCTCAAAAACTTAGCTGAGGTATTGCATATTCATTTATAAGGGCACCGAAGGTACAGAGTATTACAGTGTGCTATTACACAGAAAAACAAATAGAGAATCTTTACAGTTACAAAAAGGAATAATACAAATCCCTATGCTAACAAAATAGTGGGACAGCTGGTAGAGAATTTGTTAATGTGCTGACGTATTCCAACCGAATTGGAGAGGAAGAATCAATTACTAACGAGGCCCCTGTATATTCATCTCATGacaatattggctggtggagtagaatgattttaacctttgaaccacctaaaaaatgtgattgtgtcaccagtccatttacaaagatcattcatctatttcggttcaacataaacactaatcccttcctcttattttcttaattacctgttggcgaagaaccgcgtcaacataaccTTTTTCCAAAACTTGAGATCCAcgagttaatttttaaaaataaatgtttcAATGGGTAAtcaactaaaatacaaggttcaaaatgacgtgaacccttacagaaaacaaaaattatataaatatataatttaatttttatacgAAGTTTGAaccttttaaataaatacatggtctAAAGGTTCATTTTTCGAAATAAAAGATCAAAATGGGTGATCGgcaaaaatacattattaaaataatcaatatatcaattccaatttttaacattttgacaaaacacgagatctaaaagttaatttttaaaataaatgctTCAAAcaggtaatcggccaaaataagtcttacacaaaacataaattttcttatacataatttagacttttataaaataaaaatcaggCAAaacgtataataataataataataataagaataataataataataaataaaaacatatgtACAACaaactttttgaactttgttttcggtactttaatttgtcataatttttaaaaaaccTACACGAGGTTCGCTATACAATGAACAGTAAACACCATCATGAAAAAAAATATGGTGAAGATGTGCCTTCACGTGTCCATATAAAAATCATATTGTACGGGTAGAATGTGAATGAATCACTATCCCACAATTTCTtaaaaagtatttaaaaatatatatttattaataattacaaaataccacgtgcggttatgttttctagtttatTTATAAATTAACAATTAGAGTTACTTGTTTAAGCTAAACGGGGTCCATTTCTTTTAATTCAAAATATGCATTATTATGTATAGTTGAGTGAACGTAATAACTAATCCATTAAAATATTCTCTAAAAAGAACATCacctataataataataataatatgataaccaAGAAATTAATAATAGCATAAAAGTACGTACCAACCTATTCTCAGGAAAATCACTTTGCTGCTTCTCAAGAAGAGTCTCAAGTAGGACTCTGTAATAACCTTCTTTAATAAAGGGTCATTCATCGTCTCCTCCATGAACATTCACAAGTTCCTTGACAGTTCACCAACACATATTACTTCTGAGGATGAGACGGAGAGCAACCTCGCACTTGGCTGTTAAGGGTGTCCCACATAGAAAGTGGTAGACAAATTCAACTATTTAATTATAAGAATATGAGTTATCCTATTTCTTATTGACAACGAGCTGATGAGGAATGGGAGAACAAGAGGGACAGAGAAAGGCTTCAAGTATTATTGCCACGAAATACACAAGAACATACGAAAATTCCTGATAAAAATTAGTTGCTTTGAAAAAATATCCAAAAATATATGAAAGCGAACGTAACAATTTGAGGGTCCAGCACGTTGCAAAAGAAGAATAAAGAAAAAACTAGGGATTCAGGTCGAAATAAAGCCGCCGTCGACTTCCAAGTTATGACCAGTGATGAACTCAGATTCATCACTTGCAAGAAACAAAACAGCATCTGCCACATGTCGCGTCTTCAACACCACTCCTTTCAAACTCGAAAAtgtctcattttctctctcaagcTCTTCCGCCTCCATCCTACTGGCAACACATGAGAGCGGAGTTGCCAGTGCGCTTGGAGAGACACAATTCACCCTAATGCCGTGCTCCCCGAGTTGCAAGCTCGCCGAACGAACCAGCCCCAGGACGGCATGCTTCGACATACAGTAATCGGTGAACCTCCTCCTCCCACGAATGGCCACCGCGCTCCCCATGCAAACAATACTTCCTCTCACATGTTGCTCCATCATCACGCGAGCCGCATGCTTCACGCACGTTGCTACTCCTCGGGTGTTGACTGCCAGCACCCGGTCGAAAGTTGAGAGATCGAGCTCCAACACGGTTTGTGGTGGACGACTACATATTCCAGCATTGCAAAACATGATGTCTAGACGGTGGTACTTTTGGACCGTCCATTCAACCGTAAATTTGACTTGTTCTTCCTTAGTGACATCACAATGCACGTAACTGCACCTACTAACGTCGATTGATTCAGCGACTTGGCGTCCAAGTTCATCTTGGATGTCAGCGATGACCACCACAGCACCATGATCGACAAATAATTGTGCAGTTGCCTTGCCAATGCCACTGGCGCCGCCGGTGATTATGGCTACTTTGCCATATAATTTGGGTTTGGGAGATTGATTGGTCGTGGTTGACATATTATTGCTTGATTGAGACTAAATTACCACTAGGTATAGTATAATGCTTTATACACAATTGTATGGATATAAATAATAGCCATTATTTGGGTGGTTGTAGGTACTTCAATTATTGCATGgagtctttatttatttatttttccacgTGACTATAAATTCAGGACTGAAATCGCCTGTCCCAAATTACCGTCCCTTCCATATAAAACAGCCACGTGTCCTCTATAATCCTTACAAACTAAGTATGTGTTGGAGAAGACAGGGGTGATCATATAAACCGCAATCTTTGGTTAGCAACCAAATTGTACCGCACCAAATCGCCAAAAATCGTAACTGGTAAAAttgtttttgatggttcggttttAACTGGATTGCTCAACTTTAATAGTTTGGTCacgatttataattttttaaaaccaattaaaccggaCCGCCGGATCGGATcgtgattttttctaaaaaaatagtttttagaaaTGATGGTTCAAAGATTTGAACTCCTACACTTAAGTCAATATAAAATCTATCAAACCATCCAAGACAAacaatttaattgtttaaaatatatttttagtagtatttaatacatgcacaagtttccaaaactaaaaaaaaaatgtaaagtctCACATTAtttagaaagtaaacatttctttttctcacttctataaaataattcaaaatactTACACTTACAACAACAAACAAAATAAGCTTTttgtagacttttatggtcttaaaagtaaagctaaaattattattattatttaaatacaattatttagttaattattttataataaaaaaagtttaaaattttaataatttggttatatggttaaaaccaaaccaaaccgcaccaaaccgtttatttaaggtttggtttggtttgattttttaactttaatggtttggttttgtttttcattttgaaaaaaccgcatgaatggtttggtttcaaaattattctaAATCGCATCAAACCAAACCGTGTACACCCTTAAGAGAAGATGAAAGAACTGCAGCCTATTTTTTCAGTGCATAGTGCACAAATTTTTTGAAACTCTCATTGGTTCTTTTTTTGCAGTGGGACCCAAATTACATGGAacttgaataataataataataataataataataataataatgagagTAAATAGTTCAGTGTTTTCGGAATATTACTTTTTTATACTCTTTTTTTGTGGTGTATATAGTCAATGTTTTCAAGATGttacattttatattaaaaaaaattttgcGCTAAATATATCTAATGTTCTTAAAATATTGTACTTTtacaattattttttaaaattattttgataaataataagaaagtaaagaaaaaaatatagttatttttaaaattttaaattattttcactttcaaaataaaataaaaattaaatttagtaaaaatattcaaactaataaaacttatattttgcctttacttttaaaaaaaaaaaacttatattttaaattgatgaaaatataaaattttttaattatttaaattttttttattaattttaataatatatttattaatgtttaatttaaaattattattttgagaaagaataagagagagaaaataatttaaaattttaaaaataattaaaatcctatatttttccttcattttcttattatttatcaaaataaaaaaaaataggtatagaagtgcaacat
This genomic interval from Humulus lupulus chromosome 8, drHumLupu1.1, whole genome shotgun sequence contains the following:
- the LOC133798713 gene encoding (-)-isopiperitenol/(-)-carveol dehydrogenase, mitochondrial-like codes for the protein MSTTTNQSPKPKLYGKVAIITGGASGIGKATAQLFVDHGAVVVIADIQDELGRQVAESIDVSRCSYVHCDVTKEEQVKFTVEWTVQKYHRLDIMFCNAGICSRPPQTVLELDLSTFDRVLAVNTRGVATCVKHAARVMMEQHVRGSIVCMGSAVAIRGRRRFTDYCMSKHAVLGLVRSASLQLGEHGIRVNCVSPSALATPLSCVASRMEAEELERENETFSSLKGVVLKTRHVADAVLFLASDESEFITGHNLEVDGGFIST